Genomic window (Tribolium castaneum strain GA2 chromosome 2, icTriCast1.1, whole genome shotgun sequence):
ATACTCCAGCAGTAATCAGCCATCATGTGTTCATCCCAACGACCCTGGTATCTTTCTTCCATGTTTTTTAGATCCTGATGAAATCGCTCTCCATGTTCCTCACTGTAAGAGCCAAGGTTGTCCGGAAATTTGTCTAAATGATTGTGGAGGTAGTGAACTTTGATGCTCATGTTACATCCaagctttttaaaattttccagcATGTTTTTAACCAATTCGACATAATTTTCGGACTTATAATTCCCTAGAAAGTTTTTTACAACGTTGACGAAAGAAATCCAGGTTGATGATTCTATATCGTTCATTGATTGCACGAAATTGTTGTCTTTCATCAAAAGCCTAATTTGCGGTACATCGAAAATGCCAGCGTTAATTTTCTCCTTGCTTAAACCaggaaatttttgtgatatgtAATTGAAACAGGAACCATTTTTATCTAATGCCTTGACGTACTGCTTCATTAGTCCTAATTTAATGTGCAATGGAGGCAAAATTATCTTCTCCCTACTGACTAACGCTGCATTTATGATATTTTCCTTTCCAACTGTCAAGCCTTTTCTTTCAGGCCAGTTTTTTTTAGTCCAATGCTCGCTTTTAGCTCTACTGTCCCACAAACAGATAAAACATGGAAATTTCGTGTAGCCGCTTTGTTGACCCAATAAAAAGTTTACCATTTTTAAGTCGACGCATATAACCCACTGATGATCGTGGTACTTGAGTTTTGACAATACGAGAGATATGTTTTCGTACTCCTCTTTTAATTTGGTGGAATGAGCAATGGGGACCGCACCATGCTTGTTGCCATTAAGTAGCAAAACACATTTTAAGCTTCGCTTAGAACTGTCTATAAAAAGTCTCCATTCATTTGCCTGGTAGTTTGAGATACCCATTTTGGTCAAAAGACCACCAAcattattgcaaaaaactaGATCATTTTCTGAGCTGAACAGCGGAAGTAGTTCTTTTTCTCGACTACGGTAATATGTAATTTTGGTATCTGTAGAAAGTAAATTCCTCTCTTTTAGTCTGGATGCCAACAGTTCTGATCTTTCTTTTGAAAGGTCAAGGTCTTTAATAAGGTCATTTAAAGCTGCTTGAGTAAAAAGTACGGGTTTTGATGAGGGACCTTCAAAATTATCATTACTGTCACTATCGTCGGATGTACTACATTCTATATCTTCACAATCAGACAGGTCACAAAAACTTGTAGCATCGATATCTTCTGAATGAGGAATAGGTCTTCTAGCAGATACCAGATCGGGATAGGTCATTTTTTTTGGGTTAATACCATGTACcttaactaaacaaaaatagcaGTCATtatagtgattttttggttcCTTCCAAATCATAGGCACACTACACTTCAAATGACTTCTTTGACCATTTATCCATTGCCTTAAATGTTCAGTACACATTTTGCAAACATTGTTTGGAGTCCATGTTTTATCAATGTCTTtgatttctaaattaaaataagcaaaatacgCATTTTGCACAAATTCAGATATAGGTTTTCGAAACTTTTTCAGCGTATACTCGCCACAAACATAACAAAAACTGTTTGGGTTGTTTAAACACGATCGTCTAGACGATGACATTCTTTCAGGTCTAATTTACAAACGTTTTCAATCGAACAGCAAACACAACTAAACAAGATAAAAGGCTACAGAGAAAAGAAATTATCAATATGAGTAGATAAAAAACTACAcgtagtttttgtaatttagtcTTACTGAAAGTGTTGTTAGATATCATACTTTCATATTATGTGTAAAATTCGGCGgcaccatttttttattttattttgtagacCTGTGTTATCATCGTTGAAACgttttcttaaatttaaagCTTCTGACCTTGCTTTTCTAATCACCGACTCAGATTTTATTTGCTCATAATTACCAGCTACTGTCAGAAGTTCCATATTAGCTGAACGAATTAAatcttttcgaaaaataagCGGTCGCGTTTTCATGAGCTTGTTTCGTGTTAAATCTCTTTCAACACCCTTAACAAAACTTGTAATTTTGTATGGATGGCAAAAGTTAAGAGAAGATGAATACACGACGGCTTCCATGTATtgatctaatttaattttttttttatttcaattttaaaatttttgcattttgagtTGTTATGGCTGCAGTAGGcatataaaacaaaagtgtCATTTTTACGACTGCGCCATTTATAAAAAGCAATATTACACGTGTTATTAACGTATTTAGCTATTCTATTGCGAAAGTTATATGGATAATGTCTAGGATGAAATTGACcatcttcaaaaattaatttccaaacaacttttgtgaTTGCAAATTTTCCTTCTAAAAAATTGCAGCAATCGTATTTCCTCCGACTGACAGGAGTGTGCAAAATTGACTCAACATTTTTAGTACCCAATGGTAATAGGCGGCACTTTTCATCGGCTTTTACAAAAGAAAGATCCGAAAGTCCTAAAGGAACTTCAATGTCTTCACGTGTAACATCTAGTGTTTTATTCAATTCAAAATATGGAGTGTCTTCGCTTAAAGGAACATCATCAACAGGACTACATTTGATTGATGAAATTGGATCTACATTTAAAGGAGTAAAAGACATTGATAAATTCGCTTTTGCCGGTGTTGAAGCGTAATATCGCGTAGCTGTTTGCACGACACTTTCATCTGAATAAATTGGAGATGTCATAGGTGTCAAAACTAAGGATAAATTAGATTTGTTTGGTGTTTCATTGGCCTGTTGATTTTTACGATCATTAATTGAAGATGacaataacaaattttgaaaaatgtctcTAATGTTTCCCGTATTTctctgaattattttaaataatttttctttctcaTTGCGCCGTTCTGACAaactctttttattttttgttactttattaTATATTTCATGAGTGCGCGGATAACTTTTCAATTGATCGAAGTTTGTAACTCCAATCTCGTAGAACTTTTTAACtaatgttgaaaaataatgGGGCTGTTCCATTTCGGTTATCGCTTGGCGgcactaatttatttatttaaatttaccactaattattaattaatttacttctaCCCGTTCTAACCACTACGAAGTCGATAGTAAAATACGCGCTATCAGTCGTGACGTCACCTCCCCACTCTTATTACGGTAGGTCAGTTGCTCAAAGCTAAACAACCAGTCTTTTACATGTGGTGTAATacgtttttcggttttttggttGTGTTTGTGCGTTAATAACGTGTCAAATAGCTGCAGCGGGTGTAATTTGTGCCACTAgagactttaatttaatttagaagtgactttttgtgaaaatacgaactttataaaagaatacagGGAACCACGTTGTCGGTGAGAAAGTGAGTAAGCTTTAATTATACTTTGAGAAACTAttatatttatgcattttagtggcagaaaagcacattgttaagtttcactttattgcgaaattttttggggacggtaatcgctttttagttcggggagaaaatgcttttaccaGCGGTCACGTCACCAAATTTAGGTTTGATGGCACAGTACAACCGATGAGAATTTCTGCAGAAGTTCTACCGAGCAtgaaaaagctaaattatactgtggaggtttgtatttatttaactgttaGACATTTCTTCTACAAAGTGTGTTTTAGATTTCATATGACCTAGAAGAAGGGGTTAAGACGGCACATTGTACCTGCCCAAGGGGCAACGTGGCTTGCCATCATATGGCTGCAGCATTATATTATGCTCATTATAATGTAAGTGCTACTGACATTGAGTGTCAGTGGAGTGCCCcatcaaaaacaacaccacAAACAGAAGTCATTAAGTTAGCTGATGTTTACAAGCCGAAATTATCAAACTATACGGCACTGTCTAGGTCCTCTACTGAGGACGAAATTATTCAGTTCCGTGCCGAAATAGGCGTCACGAATGTGGTGGGCTTCACTTGGCTCCTAAGACCAGAAGCAAGTGAAGaagccagaaaaattattgcagataTCGAAGAAATTCTACAAAGCTTAGAATACGTGCAGGCCATAGACAAACAAAAGTTTCTTTTGGAGAAGTGCAGAATAGATGAGGCACGCATTAAACTGGTTGAGGCGTGCACTCGGGGCCAACATGTTAACGAAAATTGGCATGTAGCAAGGAAACATCGTTTAACGGCCAGCAGGTTTGGCATGGTACTATCTGCTTGCAGTAGACGAAGATTCCCAccctctttatttaaaaatttggcggaAGGCTATTCGCTTGACAGGGTTGCTGCTGTGCAGTGGGGTAAGACCCACGAGAAGACAGCGCTCAGAGAATTTGAAGAAGCGACGAATCTTAAAGTCCAAGAGACGGGATTTTGGtaggtcgaaaataattaacacgtaTAACTTAGatgaataatgtaatattacttttttttgtaggttggAAGAATCAGGCTTTTTGGGAGCAAGTCCTGATGGATTAGTGGAAGAAGATGGGATTCTCGAAATTAAATGCCCATATAAATATAGGGACACTGACAGTTTGTCTGAAGCCCtgaaggataaaaaatatttttattggagggatgaaaatgaggacattaatcttaacagcaatcacaattattaccaCCAAGTACAGGGGCAAATGCACATCACTGGTCGAAGTATCTGCTACTTTGTCGTGTGGACACCAAAGTGCACAGagatatttcaaattgaaaaagatccGGGGTGGTCagaaaatatcaatattttaaaagaattttatcttgaccaatatatttcctttatttcacaataataaactgtatataaatagatggtttttattttacattattttaatcatcacaatcctgaaacaattctgctacctctttaattaatggaaattggAGGTTTGTTAAAGCGGCAGTcgctttaaaaacaatatctcCATAGTGGCACAAAGActctggcaaaaaatttaaaatatgataacattttaatcggCGTATTGCCCTTTCGACGTGTATTCTTGCACGTGCAATATTTTCGGTACACTTAACTTGCTCTGGTGTAAATTggacatttgataaaaaaggtGGAATATTCAAAGTGACCCCTGGTGGCAGAATATTTTGGATCAAAAATCCCTTATCGGCTAAAATCATATCTCCAGTTTTTAACATGTCGATTAttccacaatttaaaacaactttttgatCAGAAGTTGATCCCACGTATAAATCACTTACAAATGTGATGACACCATTGGGTGCAACTCCAATTAGCCCTTTGAAAGTATTATGATGTTTGTAAGTACTATAtgttaatttctgtgttgACATAGACTTACGTGATACCACAGTGAAAATTTCGGTACAATCTAGAACTGCTctacaattagtaaaattgctaaaacatgttggcaagcaagatttatttttttcgcgcGAAGGCATTGTCGTCATAAactgtttatataaaatttcatatattacatggacaaatgttaaaataatattagaaaCTGTGCTTTGGGCAACCCCAAAGCGTTGCGCCAAATCAAGTTGAGGGAAATTGAGTCGTAATTTTACTAGGGTTAAAAAGAGTTGGTCAATTCTAGTTAACTTTTGGACTGTCCATTTgtggtaatattttatgtcCAACTTTTCGATTAAGTGAAACAATGCTTCGAAAATCTGGCTATTGGGAAGACCGGTATATAAAACAATGAGTTTGTCATTTCCTTGAACATTTTCATAGCAAAATCGTACTGTcagatattgtatttttgctttaagttcagcattttcctttttgagaaaatacatTTCTGCTTCAAGAGCCGCATGTGACACCAAGGGTGCTTGCACACCCATAGATTCTAACGGAGCATCTTGAATTATATCTGCTGGTGCTGCAACTACGGCTGTAGACGTCGATGGCACTTCCTCTAAATTCATTGTCGATGGTACTGTTTCTTCCGGTATATCAACACTATTCAAATGatcaaattgtaaatcaatttaaaactaggattcactttttaccttaatgATTCAGCGGAACTAGAACAAGAAGGGAGTCcttgttttttcatcttttttttttctggagattccacttgaaaataggctctttttgcgatattgtgcaaaaataattcaggacCATTTTCCTTTCTTCCATCCCGAAAATGGCAGCTGCAAACGTAGGCTCCTGGTCCGGGTTCTACATCTCttctacatttaacaatgaaacaagcaattaaaaattaatatcaaaacatctattaaaaattacctcaacaattttttccatagtGCTCGTTCTTTTCCCGACttaggaaaactaaaaaaatggcatttatcGCGAGTACTATAGTGTTTGCAATCTGGAGCCCAACACATTCCCATAGTTGTGATGTAAAAACCTACTACACATGAACTATCAAAGTAtcgcaacaaaatattattcacaaATCATACCTAATGATGTACCACAAAAATGAGATAATGTCTtggaaaaacagaattttaaaaattcaagaacaCGAAGATATGGAGAACGATCGGAAAAAACACGATAACAAAAGACACTCACGAAAGAAGCACAGAACTCACAACCCGTACTACTTTCAACCATGTATGTGCCTGAACCCTCTACCCTCGTATACCTGCTATTCATCCCTCGTGATGGGGGAGGGGGACAGAAAACAACCCGTTTATTGGGGTTGCGCCGGTTGCACCCCATGAATTCGTCATTCAGAAGAAATCCAATGTCATTAGTGTGGCAAACCATTTTTCCCTCAGTTTTAAAAGgccacataataatttacatcaatatgatgtccaaattaagaaaaactgaattttgaagtttgaaaaaagttaggttagaaaaggatttatgtgttcaacttacagaaatattagctcagttgctaaaatctttaagaaacgacattgcatttttcatagctatcatttctctgtaaaagtaatgttcctacacttctagcattaaagaaatacgaaaaacttttaaatgccCATAAGAAAAGCATTGAAAATGGCGATTGTTTAGCTTTAAGGTGCTGACCTACCTCAAATGTCTACGTCACACTGATAGCGCGTATTGGCTGCATATGGCGATTTGGCGATATGAATGTATTGAATGTCAGCGACAGCGATTCAATTACGAGCGGGATTCCCCTACGCTGACGCAGCAAGAAGTCGTTTGGACCGAGTCGAGATGTCGGGCATGTTCagagtttttttcttaatgaaATAAAGCTGTGATTTGTTTTCCAAAGGAATACAGCCCAAATATAAGAATGTAACCCGTAAAAGTAAAACGACTTGAAACTAAGAACCAGTAACCACATTTTTgatgaattattatttccaAATCCATTTTGGGATAAATTATTACTATAcctattaaaacaataaataaataaatattaatatataaataaatatttattaaaataagcgCTGATCAGGTACATCATTATATAATACGAGGTATACTAGAAAAATAACCTACTTAGCTATGAATCAAAcgatttagattttttgttaatttaattttacatcATGTAAAATTTGTCCCATTTCGCATCCAGCTAATTATTACAGGCTTTTCAGAGGGTGGAAACCTTATTTGAGCAGACTGTTTTGATTCTGTTTATGGTAATAGCGTAAAACACTTTTCGAAATTTTCAACATGCACAATTTTTGCTTGTTTTCcctcataaataatttttaaaattgagaaGCAATTATCAGAATTAGCGACATTTTGGAGGTATGGTAAATAAAGATGCCGCTACTTGATAAAATAATGCTTGTGCGTTTCAATAGTTTCTTTCATGGTTTGGTGGATTACTTTTCTAGTGGCCCTCGTACTTTATGTTGATAAGCTGCGTCGCCAGTTCTGGGAAAGTTGAAATCGcacattttgttttgaatGGAATAAATGCAAGGAAAgcaaaactgaatttttatttgtagtaaaaaaaacaacctgttaatttaaacatttattaaaagattataaatcataataatattaataataataataatgtaaccATTAATTATTATAGGCAGTGAACGTTTACTTCCTATAATAATCAATGGTTACATTTCCGTAGTAGTGTATTCCACCACTGCCACCCCTGTTTCCTCGACCGCGCCTGTTTCCTCGTCCGCCCCTGTTTCTCCTGAAGTCTACTgcaacaaacaatttatttgataatttgaaaactttaaactGGTAAAATTGAAGACAAACTTTTGTGTTCTTCTACTCCTTTCTTTCCCGTTTTTTTCACCCCTGTCGGTGCCACCCTTGCTGGTGCCACCCTTGCTGGTGCCACCCCTGCTGGTGCCACCGCTGCCGCCCTCGCCGCTGCCGCCCTCGCCGCTGCCGCCCTCGCCGGTGCCGCCCCTGCCACTACCACTGCCACTGCTGCCGTCGCCCAGCAGTTCTAACTCCATCTCTATTTCCTTCGTAGAACCCTGCCAGCGTGTAAAATTTAACTGATAATAcgcatttaaataatattaaactataataataataaacggataaactataataatataaacacataaaatttaaacagaaaAGTTTGGTACTaaggaaaattttttattacttaccATGATACACACTGCTGTTAGTACTCTAAACTTTGAACTAGTATTTAGATGTAATAACATCAAGAGATATCTTGACACTGTAAGTGTAAACCGGGAATGTATCCCAAAAGTATAGTCGGAACTTACCCCCTCTTTGACATTTTTGCCAGGGGTAGTATAGTCAGAGGACCGAGAGTACAGTGATGCCAGATCAGATTAGAGAATTTTTCCCTAGTTCTagggatttttttaacaaaaagggAAAAagggcattttttaaattcaccaaaaatctaaggattttttaattttcattaaaaaaatctaaatacttaatcttttttcaatttatcatTGAGCAACGGCTTTTTATTAACCTTATTAGTTTCACAGAATTTATAccgggttcgtcaagttttacactcaggcactttacacCTCATAGAAgagagcaaaaaaaaattaaataaatatttttcactgcACTGATATCCAATCCCGCTAgggaaaaaaacttttctattagtttatttgtccaatataaaagaaaaaaccatttaaccaaaaaatcacattggctgttttttacatcaatggatcgaaaatgcgaaataaaattattctgcaaaaaaatcgttagaaATGGAATAAAAGCCATTTTGATAATATTCATCGGATATTTCAGTCTAATTTATGAGGGACAAGATTGAATAGTGATGAATCTCCGCTACAAAAGGACCCACTCTACCTACCCCAATAACAGTAATGACtgcagaaattttacaactagcGGCACGGTTCCATCGGGTGGTTTTAAAGCCAGGACCCGAATAAGCACACTaacgtgttaaaaatgtttttattaaaaaattacatcagatGTTCAAATTGATGAGTATTTTGGTCCAAGCacaaacgaattaaaaacctaattttattttgacggGCAGAGATTCTGGATacaattgctttaaattactATGCTACAAGGGTTTTTATATTCGAAATGAGTTTGAATTATGATAAGCATAATGGATATggaattgtttattatttattttgtgtatttaGGATGACCAAGGTTCTAATATAACTCCTCCCTCCtcaagttggaaaataatacGGAAGTATTATTTTGCACTTCTTCTTGGATGAATTGGGATTTCCATCTAATAATGAACAGGATGATTAAACAAATGAGGGTCGTTGAGCTTAAGATTCCGAAAACATGTATTAGTGGAAAACTGTTTGTGTCTTCAGATAATCAATTGTGATTGAGGATCAACTGTTGTTTCAATTTAGGGATTTCATTCAAGTCCACGTGATGAAGCATTTGTTGTTTTACGTTTGTTTTTATGTCATCGTTTTTCATTGAGATCTTCGGCAATAAAAAGGCTTCTCCTCTTGTTATATTTTCTTCATTGCGAAACAGGAaatcttcattttcaatttcacaGTGTTGTGGAATTGTGATAAGGCTCGGTCTGTTGATGATTGCAAATCCCACCTTCGTGTCATTGCACTGCTATTTAATTTGGAGGTTTTCTTAAAAGTTTGTTATGTGGTTTAGTATAATTGGATTTATTATTGgaagtaaaattttgtgtgtATCGAAAATTGTATTCTTCTGTTACATATTgcatagtcgattttaaagAAACTGGattacttaatttaataatgcttTGGATGTGGCGAGGTAGTCCACGAATAAAGGTTTTTAGCGCGAGTTGATCATATTGTTTAgaatatacattttttgtaatttgagtcATTTCGGcattattaattgtatttaatttggaaaataaatctACTCCTGATTAATTGAATCCTTTTTCCAAATTCTAAAGgatcttcatttttaaaaggaaTCAAAGTTAATAGATCTTGTTCTAAACAATCCAAATTTCTTTGATCCCCAAAGCTTGATCTTAAAgactgttttattaaattccatGTGTTTAGTTCAGTTTTCGaaccaattaaaattaatgcgCGATCAGTAagtttactaattattattcttgTCAAATACGAAATAAGTTCTTGAAAGTGTTCATATTCGGTAAATAAGTAGTCGCAAgcgtttataaaaatttcaagtgtATTAGGTAGGGTCTCCGTTATAGTTTGGAATGGTATCAATATacagttttaataaagttaaattaggaccattattttgattttgtttattttgtccATTCATATTGCTGAtgtttaaagaatttttaaaattctctaTCAAATCAGTTACTAAACTATTGTGACGGGCCAAATTGGCCCTCCTTAATTACCGCGGGTCACGACCCTCCCGGGGTACCAACGGAAAAGGAACAGACAGGCAATGTAACATTTATGAACACGTGCGAGATTACTAAAAATCACgggaaattaaaacaaagcccAACAAAATAAGTACGCAAAGTCAAACGTCTGGGGCACATCCAGGCCAAGTAAATTGAATGGTAGATAactaaaatgcattaaaatgCACCCtccaaaagttaaaaacaatgccGAATAAAAATCCGTCTGGGGCACGAGAAAGGAAGCACAGGGCAACACCAACAGGAAATTCACCAACTTACTTAACCTCGGGGTTGACCAAATTTACAATCAATGGGGGTTGAGTAGGGGACCGAAGTAAcgagtaaaattaaaaacaaaaatcaaaggaGTCTTACGCCGAGTTTTTTCGAAGTAAGAAGTACCGAGCGGTTGCGTTACTGCCTTACcgttctcaaaaaaaaaatcctacGGTGATCAACTGTTTTAAGTGACAATTGTGTTGCATTGTGGAGAAAAGCCCTAAGTGCCCtgattttggaattatttcatCGAGGCAACTTCGCATGATGCATTGTGAGTTTTGGTCAATTTGAATTCTCTTTACTCCGAGCATGGATCGTTATCAGCTCTTTCGTATTTTGGTTTATGCTTTGTCGGACTTTGTTGTGATATTTTTCCATGTTTATGAGACAGAACTGACTCAGTAATAATGCCAagtcagaaaaaaatacgGTGAACACTAGCGGGTGGCTTGCGAAATAATAGATGTTAAAGATAGGTAAACTGTTTCTTTGCTCAAGGTGGCCAGAGTTTCTCACGTTGTTTGACATGGactttgttgtaaaaattatcaTCAGTACCTGCCGAGCGTTTCGGGGTTGTAAATTACATAACATAGGCGGCGGACGCTACCTGTTTATTTGAACGATTCGAATGCCGATGCGAGTGATAAATGAACGAAACtttgttggatttttaatattaaataaactttaagtACTGCATTTGTTAGAACTAGCATCAAATTAGGTTTAAGTGTGGTACTCGGTAATTTCATGTACTTAATTCGGTGACGGGTATTTGGTGAATCAATCCAGAACCGTTTCCATGAGAGACGGCGATTCCCAATAGATTTAGTACTTGCTTCACTGATGCAAGCATACTTGTTAACTTTTGTACTTCTCAAATATGTTAATTAAACTATTTATTAGTGAGTACTTCTTTAATTTGACTGCCTCAATCTTTCCCAAATAATTG
Coding sequences:
- the LOC135265272 gene encoding uncharacterized protein LOC135265272 → MWPFKTEGKMVCHTNDIGFLLNDEFMGCNRRNPNKRVVFCPPPPSRGMNSRYTRVEGSGTYMVESSTGCEFCASFVSVFCYRVFSDRSPYLRVLEFLKFCFSKTLSHFCGTSLVGFYITTMGMCWAPDCKHYSTRDKCHFFSFPKSGKERALWKKLLRRDVEPGPGAYVCSCHFRDGRKENGPELFLHNIAKRAYFQVESPEKKKMKKQGLPSCSSSAESLSVDIPEETVPSTMNLEEVPSTSTAVVAAPADIIQDAPLESMGVQAPLVSHAALEAEMYFLKKENAELKAKIQYLTVRFCYENVQGNDKLIVLYTGLPNSQIFEALFHLIEKLDIKYYHKWTVQKLTRIDQLFLTLVKLRLNFPQLDLAQRFGVAQSTVSNIILTFVHVIYEILYKQFMTTMPSREKNKSCLPTCFSNFTNCRAVLDCTEIFTVVSRLIGVAPNGVITFVSDLYVGSTSDQKVVLNCGIIDMLKTGDMILADKGFLIQNILPPGVTLNIPPFLSNVQFTPEQVKCTENIARARIHVERAIRRLKCYHILNFLPESLCHYGDIVFKATAALTNLQFPLIKEVAELFQDCDD
- the LOC107397501 gene encoding uncharacterized protein LOC107397501 isoform X1; amino-acid sequence: MAEKHIVKFHFIAKFFGDGNRFLVRGENAFTSGHVTKFRFDGTVQPMRISAEVLPSMKKLNYTVEISYDLEEGVKTAHCTCPRGNVACHHMAAALYYAHYNVSATDIECQWSAPSKTTPQTEVIKLADVYKPKLSNYTALSRSSTEDEIIQFRAEIGVTNVVGFTWLLRPEASEEARKIIADIEEILQSLEYVQAIDKQKFLLEKCRIDEARIKLVEACTRGQHVNENWHVARKHRLTASRFGMVLSACSRRRFPPSLFKNLAEGYSLDRVAAVQWGKTHEKTALREFEEATNLKVQETGFWLEESGFLGASPDGLVEEDGILEIKCPYKYRDTDSLSEALKDKKYFYWRDENEDINLNSNHNYYHQVQGQMHITGRSICYFVVWTPKCTEIFQIEKDPGWSENINILKEFYLDQYISFISQ
- the LOC107397501 gene encoding uncharacterized protein LOC107397501 isoform X2, which produces MRISAEVLPSMKKLNYTVEISYDLEEGVKTAHCTCPRGNVACHHMAAALYYAHYNVSATDIECQWSAPSKTTPQTEVIKLADVYKPKLSNYTALSRSSTEDEIIQFRAEIGVTNVVGFTWLLRPEASEEARKIIADIEEILQSLEYVQAIDKQKFLLEKCRIDEARIKLVEACTRGQHVNENWHVARKHRLTASRFGMVLSACSRRRFPPSLFKNLAEGYSLDRVAAVQWGKTHEKTALREFEEATNLKVQETGFWLEESGFLGASPDGLVEEDGILEIKCPYKYRDTDSLSEALKDKKYFYWRDENEDINLNSNHNYYHQVQGQMHITGRSICYFVVWTPKCTEIFQIEKDPGWSENINILKEFYLDQYISFISQ